Proteins from a genomic interval of Polaribacter sejongensis:
- a CDS encoding tyrosine-protein phosphatase → MIFFKKKEIPLINFFPDSFVDIHSHLLPGIDDGAKNIETSIALITKMHSYGIKNIITTPHVLGDLYQNSSDTIKDKLREVQAALQRKNITDVTINAAAEYMMDEQFSELLEKNDILTIKDNYVLVEMSYFSAPINLYEILFEIQVKGYKPVLAHPERYSFLHNDFNHYYKLKKAGCMFQLNLLSLTEQYGKGVQKISEKILKENLYDFVGTDTHHNNHLELLKKIGTKKNLEKIKHLLDNNKKFI, encoded by the coding sequence ATGATCTTTTTTAAAAAGAAAGAAATTCCTTTAATCAATTTTTTTCCAGATAGTTTTGTAGATATTCATTCACATTTACTACCAGGAATAGATGATGGAGCAAAAAATATAGAAACCTCTATAGCATTAATCACTAAGATGCACTCTTATGGTATTAAAAACATCATCACAACACCTCATGTATTGGGAGACCTTTATCAAAACTCTTCGGATACTATAAAAGACAAACTTAGAGAAGTACAAGCAGCACTGCAAAGAAAAAATATTACAGATGTTACCATAAATGCAGCTGCAGAATACATGATGGATGAGCAGTTTTCTGAATTATTAGAAAAAAATGACATCCTTACAATAAAAGACAATTATGTTTTGGTAGAAATGTCTTATTTCAGTGCGCCTATCAATCTTTATGAAATTCTCTTTGAAATACAAGTCAAAGGTTATAAGCCCGTTTTAGCACATCCAGAACGCTATAGTTTTCTTCACAATGACTTTAACCATTATTATAAATTAAAAAAAGCAGGATGTATGTTTCAGTTAAATTTATTATCCCTTACCGAGCAATATGGAAAAGGAGTGCAAAAAATTTCTGAAAAGATTTTAAAAGAAAATTTATATGATTTTGTTGGTACAGACACACATCATAACAATCATTTAGAACTTCTAAAAAAGATAGGCACTAAAAAGAATTTAGAAAAAATTAAGCACCTCTTAGATAATAATAAAAAATTCATATAA